The DNA window ATCAAGAAACCAGGGCACTTTGCCCTCGGAGGGAGCAACACGTCCTCCCTCCACCATCCACAGCatcatatgaaaaataatagttaaaaaaacccagaacataATTAGCTATGAACATCGTTCGTTATGTACACCGGCTCCTGCAACAGATGCATGAACTCTGTTCGTTCTCAGTTTTATTGTCCTTTCTAAGAGCAACTGAGCAGTCACTGTTGTCtccatttaaataaaacaactcAGagttgaaatatatatatagatatatatgcattttttcttaaataacatATTTACATCTAATAGAAAATATAACTCTAGAGATAATCTTTCCAACGAAATGTaagacatggggaaaaaaaaaaaataaccaaaaaaaaagatgagttaATGAATTCAGGACAGTTTCTAAATCCTCTCCAGGacgaaaagaaaatgaaaagaaaaaaaataaaggaaaaaaaaaggcccaCCAAGCTCTAACCAAGCTTTTGTCTGGATCTGACTGAAGAAAACCCCAACACCACCTCCAACAAACTCATCGCTTCTCTTTAAAGAATCCTTGGTCCGTGCTGCTCTCCTTGATGGTGACGGTCAAAAAGTTAGAGGTCACATCAGTTACCACCACCTTCTCCAGGTTGTTGAGCGAGGGGCTCCAGGACTCCTCCTCGGGGTCCCCGAGGATCCTGGAGACGGGGATCCTGGCGATGAGCGAGGGTCTCCCCGCCTGGCCCCCCACGCCATCGCGGTACAGGCTGCCCACGGTGCCCGGGCTCACGGTGCCGTGCAGGAGCTTTGGGCCACCAGGGTCCAGTCCCCCCTGCCCCTTGGGGTCCAGAAAGTCCGCGCGGTGCTTGGACAGCCGGGGCGGGAAGGTCTCGCTGGCTCCTAGTTTGGTGCCCACCTCAGCCCGGTTAGGAccaggcagggctgctgtgagGTCAGGGTCCTGCCTCCTGGCCAGCTGGATGACGCTGTGTCCCGAGCCGAACTTAGCTgcccctgcagcctcctccatCTTCCTGGCCTTCAGGTAGTCCCCAACCTTGTCCCCCGGGTCCCCCAGTTTCCTCTTGGAGGCATCCAGAGTCTCCGCTAGGTCCTTGTACAGCTCCTTCCGGGGCTTCGGGCCTCTCTTTTTAGGGGTCTCCCCAGGTTTCTCCTCCACGCGGATCATCCGGTCCCGGATGCCGTCTgccttgggggtgctggtgctggagctgctctggggaGCCAGGGCTATGTTTCTGAGTCCTTCCCTAGCCCGGGATGTGGAGCCCAACTCTTGGGGAGACCTGCCGGGATAGGGCACCCGGATCCCCCTGGAAGAGTCACTGCGGAATTCATAGGTTTTGGCTTTTGCTTTTGCCTGGGCCTGCAAAGAAGATAAATCACCCGGTGACTTTATTATCCTGCCATCCGGCTGCGTAATTACAACTTACAAGACAAGAGGCCGCCTTGGCTAGAAGCATCCTCCACGGGGGCCGGAGAGGGACCCCGCTCCTCATCCCAACACGCAGCCCCAGACCCTTACCTTTAGCAGGAAGGTTTTGGGCTTGGGGCCTCGCTTTTTGGGCCCGTATAGCTCCATTTCTCGCTCCctagaggtgttaaaaaaaccaaagcttCAATTCAGCATAGCTACAAGACAGCAAGAGATTTACAAGCGTAACGGCTACGGCTGGCAAAGGCCTTGTACCTTTCCTCAAAGGCTGCGAGCAGCCGGGCATCCAGGATGTTTTCCTCGGGTTCCCAAGTGCTGTacctgggatggagggagacggagagagggggagagcgTGAGGAGCCCGGAACGTGATCAAATcaatacaataaaataatagAGGGGATGAAGGAAGGGGACCCAAGTTTCCTTCCCACTACAATGGGAGctcagggctgcagggaggcagcTCCTGGCTGCAGAACCCTCCGGAGCAGCGGCCGCCACTTACTTCTGAGACCAACCCTTCCATTTGACGAGATATTCCATGCGCCCCTGCGgatgcaaataagaaaaaataataaaaaaaaaataaaaataaaaataaataacacagacgcgcagggaaaaaaaaccacgaTTCCCCACCCGCAACAAAGCTGCACCCGCCGTTCCACGCGCCTGCAGAAAACACGccgaggaggggaggggggggatgcAAGGCAAAATCAATTAATAAGCGATTAAAAACGAGGGTGCGGAGCGGGGCGTGCGGCGGGGGAGAAAGAGCCGCCCCCAGCGGGCGCCCAGCAGCACCCGGGGCCGCGGCAGCGGCGGGTGGGAaaaagaggaggggggggggaggaggaaagaagaaggtGGGGGGGACGCGGGGAGGGCACCTACTTTGCGGATGCGGCGCTTGAGCAGGGCCTCGGCCGCGAAGACGCGCTCCCCGACGGCCGAGAGCTCCATGTTTACGCGGCCGCTCGCAGCACACAGGCAGCCGCCAGCGCAGCCCAGACCATAATACTCCGCCCGCTGACGTCAGCGccgtgccccccccccctcctccttcttcttctcctcctcctccccacgtTTCCAcaccccccaccaccccccccccccccccgcactTGTTGCTGGCGGAGCCGGGTGGAATATTCCGCCCGCGCCGCATTGGCCCCAGCTCAGCGCCGCCCCCCGACGTGAGCCGCGTCCCGATGAGCGCGGGGCGGGGACAGCGATAGCGGgaaaggggcggggggggtgggggtgggcgGGGTGACACGCCTCGATACCCGCCCCCACGCCCCACGCCCCCCggagcggggtggggggggacacgggaccGGGATACAAAGGGGGCACCGGGAGAGCGGGGAGGTGGTGCCAGCGCCTccctcagtgctgggaatggAGGGGTTCGACCTCTCTCCTCCACCTGGACGGGGCGCCCCGGGGGGGCTGGGACAAAGGGAGCGTTTATGCATGAACAGCGAGGGGGTTGAGCACCGGCCACGCGTGGATCCGCGGGAGTGGGGGTCCTTCCCGGTGGGATCCGCACACCGGAGCCCAGCGCTCTCCCAGTTTCCCCGCGCTGGGAGGCAGAGGGGGGATCCCAACACCAGCGGCCCCACGCGGGATTTAGTCCCTCCTCGCGGGGATTTAGTCTCTCCACACGTCACCTATCAGCAAAGCGGCGTGGGTGGCACTGCGGGGCTACCAGCCGGTACCGGGACCCCCGAGACCCCTCCTAAGCTCCGCTGCTTCCCCGCATCCCACCCGGGAGCCTTTGCTTTCTCGCGCTACGAGTCGGTCTCCTGAGGCGCCCACGGGAGACCGAGACACGCGTGGTCCAGGGCGACCCGCCCCCCCTCACAGTGGGGCCGTCGGGGGGAGACTCCGAAGAGGGATACGCCGGGAGTGGGGCTCGCAGCACCGTGAACCCAGTACCGAGGGGGCTTCGAGGGCTCTGTCCACGCGTGACGAGGCCAGGCGAGGCCTCCCGTGGACCTGCCCATCCCTCGCAACCTTGTTCTCCTCTGCTAAGGAGCTCGGAAGCGAAGGGAGTGGGGTTCGGCTGCCCCCGCGGTCACGCGTGGGAGCCTCCCCGGTGTAAGAGACAGCGGTGCCCCTCCCCGGGGCGCGGGTTTGCTGTCGGGGGGGCGCCGGGTCACGCGTGGCGGGGATGGCGAGGCGGCTGCGGGACCATCTCCCCCGGCCTTGGACGTGTCCCGGGGGGAGCCCCGCGCCCACGGGGAACCGGCAGCGGGGACTGGCGCCGTCCCCATCCCGGGGTCGGTTGATCCCGGGGCGGGGAGCTCCGACGGCGGTCACGGGGGATGATCTCCCCTGCGGTGTGGGGGGACACGGGTGGGGACCCTGGGCGTCTGGAGCCCCACGGGGGGACTCGAGGGACGGGTGAGTCGGGTCTCGGGGGGCAGAGCCGCCGCAGCCGAAGTGAAGCAGTG is part of the Phaenicophaeus curvirostris isolate KB17595 chromosome 19, BPBGC_Pcur_1.0, whole genome shotgun sequence genome and encodes:
- the CBX8 gene encoding chromobox protein homolog 8 isoform X1, producing MELSAVGERVFAAEALLKRRIRKGRMEYLVKWKGWSQKYSTWEPEENILDARLLAAFEESFGFFNTSREREMELYGPKKRGPKPKTFLLKAQAKAKAKTYEFRSDSSRGIRVPYPGRSPQELGSTSRAREGLRNIALAPQSSSSTSTPKADGIRDRMIRVEEKPGETPKKRGPKPRKELYKDLAETLDASKRKLGDPGDKVGDYLKARKMEEAAGAAKFGSGHSVIQLARRQDPDLTAALPGPNRAEVGTKLGASETFPPRLSKHRADFLDPKGQGGLDPGGPKLLHGTVSPGTVGSLYRDGVGGQAGRPSLIARIPVSRILGDPEEESWSPSLNNLEKVVVTDVTSNFLTVTIKESSTDQGFFKEKR
- the CBX8 gene encoding chromobox protein homolog 8 isoform X2, with protein sequence MELSAVGERVFAAEALLKRRIRKGRMEYLVKWKGWSQKYSTWEPEENILDARLLAAFEEREREMELYGPKKRGPKPKTFLLKAQAKAKAKTYEFRSDSSRGIRVPYPGRSPQELGSTSRAREGLRNIALAPQSSSSTSTPKADGIRDRMIRVEEKPGETPKKRGPKPRKELYKDLAETLDASKRKLGDPGDKVGDYLKARKMEEAAGAAKFGSGHSVIQLARRQDPDLTAALPGPNRAEVGTKLGASETFPPRLSKHRADFLDPKGQGGLDPGGPKLLHGTVSPGTVGSLYRDGVGGQAGRPSLIARIPVSRILGDPEEESWSPSLNNLEKVVVTDVTSNFLTVTIKESSTDQGFFKEKR